AAGTGTCATTATTGTGATTATCATAGTCCAGTTCCCCACCATTGTCCGAATTGTCATAGTCATAATATCCGAACCTATGGGATTGGCACGCAAAAAGTGGCCGAAACAATCGAAGAATTGTTCCCGCAAGCTAAAACGATTCGGATGGATATTGATACGACGAGAGGAAAAGGGCAACATGAAAAATTACTGACGGCTTTTTCACATGGTCAAGCGGATATCCTCCTAGGAACGCAAATGATTGCTAAAGGTTTAGATTTTGAAAAAGTTACTTTAGTCGGGGTTATTAATGCAGATACCGCTTTGCATTTACCTGATTTTCGAGCCTCCGAACGAACCTTTCAACTTATGACCCAAGTAGCTGGTAGGGCAGGGAGAGGTCGTTATCAAGGCGAGGTGATTGTTCAGACCTATAATCCCGATCATTATGTCATGCAATTAGTGAAGCAACAAGATTATGAACGTTATTTTTACACGGAAATGCAAAGAAGACATATGGCTAATTATCCGCCTTATTTTTATATTACCAGCCTTACTGTGTCAAGTAAATTTCAGAATCAAGCACACAAAAAAATATATGAATTAAAAAGCCAAATTTTTGAAGCCGTTAATACCCAACAAGTTATCATCTTAGGTCCAAGTAACGGGCCAGCGATTAAGAAAAATAATTACTATTATTATCAGATTATTCTTAAATATAAAAACAAAGACTTCATTCAACAAGAACTAAAAACGATCTTGTCTCAAACACAAGCTGATATAAGGCAAGGGATTTTTGTTTCAATTGATCATGAACCACAATTCTTCATTTGAGGAGAGAAAAATGACGACTATTATTTTTATGGGAACCGCTGCGTTTTCGGCGACGGTGCTCCAACGACTAATTGACGAAAATTATCACATTGAGGCGGTTGTGTCGCAACCTGACCGGCCAGTAGGTAGAAAACGCGTATTACAACCAACCGCTGTCAAACAAGTGGCACTCGATAATCACATTGCTGTTTATCAACCTGAAAAACTAAATCAATCAGCAGAAATGGCTGAATTACTAACAAAAGAAGTCGATTTTATCGTAACGGCTGCATATGGACAATATATTCCTAAGCAATTACTTAAGCTACCAAAATATTATGCTGTCAATGTACATGCGTCCTTACTGCCAAAATATCGTGGAGCAGCACCTATTCAATATGCCATTTGGAAAGGTGAAAATGAAACAGGTGTGAGTATTATGGAAATGGTGGCTGAGATGGATGCTGGTGGTGTTTTTGCGCAACAATCAGTGACCATTGACTCCCAAGATGATGCGGGTGATTTGTTTAATAAATTAGCAGTCATCGGATCGAATCTATTGATTGAGGTATTACCTTTAATTATTAATGAAAACAAGCAACCACAGCCACAAGATGAGGATTTGGTGACTTATGCTCCTATGCTAAAAAGAGAAGAGGAGCAAATAGATTGGTCTTTGGAAGCTAAAGATATTGACCAACATGTTCGAGCTTTTAGACCGAATCCTTCCACTTATAGTTGGGTGAATAATCAGCGGGTCAAAATATGGGCAGGTTTTCCCATCGATTGGACAGATAAAAGCAGAGCTGACATTGGTGAAATACTGGCGATGACAGACAATTATCTTGTTATTCAAGCGGGGAATAATACTTACTTTGCCATTACCGAATGGCAGGAAAGTGGTAAACGCCGGATGCTTATCAAACAAGCCTATAATGGTCTAAACACCAATGAATGGGTGGGACAAAAGTTTTACTGGAAATGAAGTGATGAATGATGAAAATAAAAAAAATTGCAGAACAAAAGTTGCAAAAAAATGTACGTTGGCAAGCCTTAAAAATAATTCATCAAGTGGAGTATCATTCAGGCTATTCTAATCAATTAATTGATCAGTTTTTAAGTCAATCGACTTTGAATGATGCAGATAATCGTTTGCTAGTCCAATTAGTTTATGGTGTGATTCAACGACGTTATACCTTAGATTTCTACTTAAAGGAACTTATTAAGGATAAAAAAATTGATGATTGGGTCATGAGTTTATTAAGATTATCCACTTATCAAATGGTCTATTTAGATCGTATTCCATCTTTTGCCGTTGTAAACGAAGCGGTGAATATAGCGAAAATAAACGGTCATCAAGGGTTAGCAAACTTTGTTAATGCTTTATTAAGAAGCTTTGAAAGAATGACACTCCCTGATTTTGATCAACTTGCCAATACGGTTGAACGCTTAAGTGTAGCCTATAGTATTCAACCGTGGATTGTTGAAGAAATGATGCGACAATTTTCTGGCAATATAGAGGAAATAGAAATTGTTCTAGCTAGTCTATTAGAAGAACCTTTTGTATCAGCTAGAATCAATGCCTTACCCGAAGAAAGAGAAGAGCTACTGGCTAAATTACAAGCAGAAGGTTATGAAGTAGCAGCCAGTCCATTGAGTCCTTATGGAATTAGATGTTTTAAAGGGAATCTTATTCACTCTCAATTATTCCAACAAGGCAAAATAACCATTCAAGATGAATCATCCATGTTAGTGGCACCGCTTGGACACATTCAAGGCTCTGAACAAATTTTAGATGCCTGTGCTGCTCCAGGAGGAAAGGCGACACATATCGCCCAGTTTTTAACTTCAGGCTTATTAACGGCTTTAGATTTATCCTCAGCAAAATTAGACCGTGCAAAAGAACATGCTGTTAGAATGGGATTGTCAGATAAAATAGATTTCCAAGTTGCAGATGCCACAAAATTCAATCCAAATTCACAAGTGTTTTATGATATGATATACTTAGATGCACCTTGTTCTGGGTTGGGATTAATGCGACGCAAACCAGAAATTAAGTATCAAAAAAGTCCAAAAGATGTTAGCCAATTGGTATCAATTCAACTAAAACTGTTAAATCATTTAGATACGTTATTGAAAAAAGATGGAACGTTGATTTACAGCACTTGTACGACAACAACGCAGGAAAATGAGGATGTCATCACACATTTTCTA
This window of the Fundicoccus culcitae genome carries:
- the fmt gene encoding methionyl-tRNA formyltransferase, which produces MTTIIFMGTAAFSATVLQRLIDENYHIEAVVSQPDRPVGRKRVLQPTAVKQVALDNHIAVYQPEKLNQSAEMAELLTKEVDFIVTAAYGQYIPKQLLKLPKYYAVNVHASLLPKYRGAAPIQYAIWKGENETGVSIMEMVAEMDAGGVFAQQSVTIDSQDDAGDLFNKLAVIGSNLLIEVLPLIINENKQPQPQDEDLVTYAPMLKREEEQIDWSLEAKDIDQHVRAFRPNPSTYSWVNNQRVKIWAGFPIDWTDKSRADIGEILAMTDNYLVIQAGNNTYFAITEWQESGKRRMLIKQAYNGLNTNEWVGQKFYWK
- the rsmB gene encoding 16S rRNA (cytosine(967)-C(5))-methyltransferase RsmB, which translates into the protein MMKIKKIAEQKLQKNVRWQALKIIHQVEYHSGYSNQLIDQFLSQSTLNDADNRLLVQLVYGVIQRRYTLDFYLKELIKDKKIDDWVMSLLRLSTYQMVYLDRIPSFAVVNEAVNIAKINGHQGLANFVNALLRSFERMTLPDFDQLANTVERLSVAYSIQPWIVEEMMRQFSGNIEEIEIVLASLLEEPFVSARINALPEEREELLAKLQAEGYEVAASPLSPYGIRCFKGNLIHSQLFQQGKITIQDESSMLVAPLGHIQGSEQILDACAAPGGKATHIAQFLTSGLLTALDLSSAKLDRAKEHAVRMGLSDKIDFQVADATKFNPNSQVFYDMIYLDAPCSGLGLMRRKPEIKYQKSPKDVSQLVSIQLKLLNHLDTLLKKDGTLIYSTCTTTTQENEDVITHFLREHPNYQIVPISSADQIPSDVITSEGYVRIWQHQFHTDGFFICRLKKIEKM